One part of the Indicator indicator isolate 239-I01 chromosome 5, UM_Iind_1.1, whole genome shotgun sequence genome encodes these proteins:
- the TRAK2 gene encoding trafficking kinesin-binding protein 2: MNFDHGGLESISDVCSSEDVPEVELVSMLEEQLPDYKLRVDSLYLYKNQDWIQSPAHHGHLPKITSPARDEEPFHYMILGTDNVEQKTYGDADMIKHLIAEKDRDLELAARIGQALLKRNHLLTEQNEALEEQLGQTLDRVNQLQHELSKKDDLLRVVSIASEESETDSSCSTPLRFNESFNVSHDLLQLDVLQDKLRELEEENLALRTKACHLKTETITYEEKEQQLVNDCVKELRQTNAHISRITEELSEKSEEVVRYQEEISSLLSQIVDLQHKLKEHVIEKEELKLHLQASKDAQRQLTAELHDLQDRNAECLGMLHESQEEVKLLRSKASAVACLCHPKSCGAFPVDSLAAEIEGTMRRELSQGDESVLSKQKGQQKRVFDTVKVANVTRGRCFSFPAPLPIPGSNRSSVVMTAKPFQSGMCHLESRAWMTQRSSSEKNFKDTHCPGQLGTLGDGDLVTALHRLSLRHQNYLSEKQFFEEEWERKMHLLAEQKEGASTCSTPTESCFSLGTNSEFTDLSASSSNLRVLLPEKLQIVKPIEGSQTLFHWQQLAQPNLGTILDPRPGVVTKGFTPLSDDAVHHISDLEEDDEEEGEGGITFQVQQSFPEEKKCTVAQPVAGIFLPAVTSAAVPLTVAASNPGKCLSSTNSTFTFTTCRVLHPSDVTQVTPSCMGAPSSFGKSGSSIGNPAVSTPAVTYRLSTGEFLTNRRDSTTTFSSTTSLAKLLQERGISAKVYDSPMLEKLPLLQPPRILPIPSTPPNSPLRSPCPSPPPFEPRVHRSENFLASRPAETFLQEMYGLKPSHNAPDVGQMKMNLVDRLKRLGIARVIKPPETQDDSKNQGPEISLQRKDSAMFLNAGSNLMAGLRRNQSLPVMIGALGAPVCIQSSKIDVLKED; encoded by the exons ATGAATTTTGATCACGGGGGCTTGGAGAGCATCTCTG aTGTCTGCTCCAGTGAGGACGTTCCTGAGGTAGAATTGGTGAGCATGCTAGAAGAACAGTTGCCAGATTACAAGTTAAGAGTGGACTCTCTATATCTGTACAAAAATCAAGACTGGATTCAGTCTCctgcccaccatggccatctTCCTAAAATCACTTCTCCTGCTCGTGATGAGGAGCCCTTCCATTACATGA tTCTTGGCACAGATAACGTGGAGCAGAAAACCTACGGTGATGCTGACATGATTAAACATCTGATAGCTGAG AAAGATCGGGATTTGGAGCTGGCAGCTCGAATTGGACAAGCTCTTCTTAAGAGAAACCATCTGTTGACAGAGCAGAATGAAGCACTAGAAGAACAATTAGGACAAACTCTAGATCGa GTGAACCAGCTGCAGCATGAACTGTCAAAGAAGGATGACCTGCTTCGTGTTGTTTCGATTGCTTCTGAGGAGAGCGAAACAGATTCCAGCTGTTCCACTCCACTTCGTTTCAATGAGTCTTTCAATGTATCACATGATCTCTTGCAACTGGATGTCTTGCAAGATAAGCTCAGAGAACTGGAAGAGGAGAACCTTGCTCTCCGCACGAAG GCTTGCCACCTGAAGACAGAAACCATTACATATGAAGAGAAGGAACAGCAGCTGGTCAATGACTGTGTCAAGGAGCTCC GGCAAACAAATGCTCACATTTCCAGAATAACAGAGGAATTATCAGAGAAGAGTGAGGAGGTGGTTCGCTACCAGGAAGAGATCTCATCCCTCCTGTCTCAGATAGTTGATCTTCAACATAAACTCAAAGAA CATGTGATTGAAAAGGAGGAGCTGAAACTTCACTTACAGGCTTccaaagatgctcagaggcaACTGACAGCAGAG ctacATGATTTGCAGGATCGGAATGCAGAGTGTCTGGGGATGTTGCATGAATCACAAGAAGAAGTGAAGCTGCTGCGCAGCAAAGCTAGTGCTGTTGCTTGTCTCTGCCACCCCAAGTCATGTGGAGCGTTTCCTGTG GATTCCCTTGCAGCAGAAATTGAAGGGACAATGCGGAGGGAGTTGAGTCAGGGTGATGAATCTGTTCTCTCCAAGCAAAA GGGTCAACAGAAACGAGTGTTTGACACTGTGAAGGTTGCTAATGTCACTCGTGGCcgctgcttttcctttcctgccccACTGCCAATCCCTGGATCTAATCGGTCAAGTGTTGTTATGACAGCAAAGCCCTTCCAGTCTGGCATGTGCCATTTGGAGAGCCGTGCATGGATgacccagaggagcagctcGGAGAAGAACTTCAA AGACACTCATTGTCCTGGCCAGCTGGGAACCCTTGGAGATGGTGACTTagtcacagctctgcacaggctcTCCCTCCGTCATCAGAACTACCTGAGTGAGAAGCAGTTCTTTGAGGAGGAATGGGAGCGAAAAATGCATTTACTGGCTGAGCAGAAAGAAGGGGCTAGCACCTGCAGTACACCAACAGAAAGCTGTTTCTCCCTGGGTACAAACTCAGAATTCACTGATCTTTCTGCCAGCTCTAGCAATCTCCGTGTCCTCCTGCCAGAAAAATTGCAAATTGTTAAACCCATTGAAG GATCTCAGACCCTTTTCCATtggcagcagcttgctcaacCAAACCTAGGCACTATTCTTGACCCAAGACCAGGTGTTGTTACAAAGGGTTTTACCCCTCTATCTGATGATGCTgtgcaccacatctctgactTGGAAGAGGATGATGAGGAAGAAGGTGAAGGAGGTATTACATTTCAAGTGCAACAGTCCTTCCCggaggaaaagaaatgtacAGTGGCACAGCCAGTAGCAGGGATTTTCCTACCAGCTGTCACTTCAGCAGCAGTACCACTCACTG TTGCAGCCTCAAATCCAGGGAAGTGCCTGTCTTCCACAAATTCCACATTTACTTTCACTACCTGTAGAGTCCTTCACCCATCTGATGTCACTCAAGTAACTCCCAG ctgcATGGGTGCCCCATCCTCATTTGGAAAGAGTGGAAGCAGTATTGGAaacccagcagtgagcactccAGCTGTGACTTACAGACTCAGTACTGGAGAATTTCTCACCAACAGAAGAGATTCAACTACTACCTTCAGCAGCACAACCAGtctggccaagctgctgcaaGAACGAGGCATCTCTGCGAAGGTTTACGATAGCCCCATGTTAGAAAAACTGCCTTTGCTGCAGCCCCCTCGAATTCTCCCCATTCCTTCTACTCCTCCAAATTCTCCCTTGCGTTCACCTTGTCCTTCCCCTCCACCATTTGAGCCTCGAGTGCATCGCTCAGAAAATTTCCTGGCTTCTCGGCCAGCAGAAACATTCTTGCAAGAAATGTATGGCCTAAAGCCCTCCCATAATGCTCCAGATGTAGGCCAGATGAAGATGAACCTAGTGGACAGACTGAAGAGGCTGGGTATTGCCAGGGTGATCAAGCCCCCTGAAACACAGGACGACAGCAAGAATCAGGGGCCAGAAATTAGCTTGCAGAGGAAGGACTCAGCTATGTTTCTCAATGCAGGTAGCAACTTAATGGCAGGCCTGAGAAGAAACCAAAGTCTTCCAGTCATGATTGGAGCATTGGGAGCTCCAGTTTGCATACAGTCATCAAAAATAGATGTCCTAAAGGAGGACTGA